A section of the Chryseobacterium ginsenosidimutans genome encodes:
- a CDS encoding sensor histidine kinase, which yields MADLINELQLKIERLENEINFKNGLISILSHDSKEIFGNFLLLIEALEQKTIREEDFFNLLPQVKSDAQKNLQTVQDSTAWLKTQYGEFEIKSVKIMVFDLFQRLEENYAVKLKEKNINFYFKGDTNSFLHTDRLLLEYVLDKILNNAVKYSLPGQDIHLQYVTENSEDIISVVDFGTGIGEKYLYAIFNYDNPVFNGTAGETGVGLSLKIVKNFVSLMHGNIKIVSTENKGTTVSIFLPKI from the coding sequence ATGGCTGACCTAATTAACGAACTACAATTAAAAATAGAAAGACTTGAAAATGAAATCAATTTTAAGAACGGATTGATCTCGATATTGTCTCATGATTCAAAAGAAATATTCGGAAATTTCCTTTTGCTTATAGAAGCTTTGGAGCAAAAAACAATAAGGGAGGAAGATTTTTTTAACTTGTTGCCACAAGTAAAAAGCGATGCTCAAAAAAATTTGCAAACCGTTCAAGACAGCACCGCTTGGTTAAAAACGCAATATGGGGAATTTGAGATTAAATCTGTGAAAATCATGGTATTTGATCTATTTCAGCGTTTAGAAGAAAACTATGCTGTTAAATTAAAAGAAAAAAATATTAACTTTTATTTTAAAGGAGATACAAATTCATTCCTCCATACTGATCGCTTGTTGCTAGAATATGTTTTAGACAAAATTCTTAATAATGCAGTTAAATATTCTTTGCCGGGGCAAGATATTCACCTCCAATACGTTACAGAAAATAGCGAGGATATAATTTCTGTGGTCGACTTCGGTACGGGAATTGGTGAAAAATATTTATACGCAATATTTAATTATGACAATCCAGTATTCAATGGTACTGCTGGTGAGACGGGAGTAGGTTTAAGTCTAAAAATTGTTAAAAATTTTGTATCCTTAATGCATGGAAACATAAAAATCGTTTCCACTGAAAATAAAGGTACTACAGTTTCCATCTTTTTACCAAAAATTTAA
- a CDS encoding response regulator has protein sequence MNNKKNDARIIVADDHGIVRMGLIQTIKRLRPDAIISEVEDFKSLYKVILKEELDLAIMDVNMPNGSIQEAIDYIKIHKPELKILIFSSQDEDLYAMRYLKMGAGGYLSKQSSTAVIETALNAILTTGRYISNDVKEAILLESLNGPTKKTTLESLSDRELQIANKLAEGIPLKELSNQLNLHSSTVSTYKNRLFDKLKIRSIPELVEILRLYNH, from the coding sequence ATGAACAATAAAAAAAATGACGCTCGAATTATTGTAGCAGATGATCATGGAATCGTCCGGATGGGTTTAATACAAACGATCAAAAGGCTCAGACCCGATGCCATAATTTCTGAAGTAGAAGATTTTAAATCGCTGTATAAAGTAATTTTGAAAGAAGAATTGGACTTGGCCATCATGGACGTCAATATGCCTAATGGTTCTATTCAGGAAGCAATAGATTACATCAAAATTCACAAACCCGAATTAAAAATTCTCATATTTTCTTCTCAAGATGAAGATTTGTACGCCATGCGTTATTTAAAGATGGGTGCTGGTGGCTATCTTAGTAAGCAAAGTTCAACTGCAGTAATTGAGACCGCTTTAAATGCAATACTCACCACTGGTCGATATATTAGTAACGACGTAAAAGAAGCGATTCTTTTAGAATCATTAAATGGTCCAACAAAAAAAACAACTCTTGAATCCCTCTCAGATCGCGAATTGCAAATTGCTAATAAGCTTGCAGAAGGTATTCCCCTCAAAGAACTTTCCAATCAATTGAATCTCCACTCATCTACGGTCAGCACTTATAAAAACAGGCTGTT